Proteins found in one Streptococcus criceti HS-6 genomic segment:
- a CDS encoding DUF4649 family protein, whose amino-acid sequence MIEMTFRDAYDIERQQSFENPSDFIRVLMGCSTVPEYYPVKSVTYKGKDLGFHGTYGELFPTFVDFDWSAYEGV is encoded by the coding sequence ATGATTGAAATGACCTTTAGAGATGCCTATGATATTGAACGTCAGCAGAGCTTTGAAAATCCGAGTGATTTTATCCGAGTTCTTATGGGCTGTTCAACTGTACCGGAGTACTATCCCGTTAAGAGTGTCACTTACAAGGGAAAAGATCTTGGTTTTCATGGAACTTACGGTGAACTCTTTCCAACCTTTGTCGATTTTGATTGGTCGGCTTACGAAGGAGTTTAG